In Brevibacillus marinus, the genomic window CCTTTTTCACGGTCTGCAGCCGTTGAATCAGCCGCAGCACGCCTTCCCGCCCCAGCGCCGCTTGCGGGGTGCTGTCCGGTTGGGTGTGATCGGGGGACCAGCGGAAGTGATCGGGAACGATGGTCAGGAGCTGATCCAGTTGGTTTTGCAGAGCCTGGCCAACCTGCTGCTTGTATGGTGATTCGTAGATCAGCGCGTACCAGACGAATAGATGTGTGTTCCATAACCCGACTTGGAAATGGGGGTGTTTTTTGTAACCGCGTTTGTCACCCGCCCAAGCTACCCACGTATCATTGGGAGGATTTACCGTGCGACGGGCGTGTTTGGCGACGTGATAAAACATCTCGTCTCCGGTTGCTGCCGACAGCGAGGGCGCAAAATACTGCCCCAGATACGCCAGCTTGGGGCGAACAATCGTCCTGATCGCTTCCATCCGCTGTTCCAGTCCGTCAATCGTGAAGACACGGAAATCTTCTGGCTGAAAACCGTTGAAGTTGTTCAATGCAGGCACTCCTTTCTGGTGATGTGGCGGGGATTGTGTGCAAAGCAAAGCGGGCGAGCGGGAAGTGTCACCGCCCTGTCAGCTTTCCATATCGTAACATAACCGCCGGCGGAATGATACGTACAACTTGGGCAACAAACCCACTGGAAAAAACGCCAAAAAAGGTGGATAATAAGGATAAGCTGAACTTGTCAGCAACAAAAAGATCTGTCTGAGTATTCTGTGAATCAACCAAAAGCCAATGGTCGTAACAACCAAGCGTAATGAGGAGGCCGTGAGAATTGATTAGAAAAAGGAGTTGAGAAAAATGATCTACGAAAAAGCATGCAACGTAAGCATCGATCAGGTAATGGCAGCATTGAAGCGGCGCGATGCGGAGGAGCGGATCCCTGTTCTCCGGCTGGAGTTGGATTACGAACTGGCTACTCTGTACGATGCCATGCAGGCATGTGATGTGGAACAAATGGAGCGTTGCAAGCAGCGGCTGCGGCAGCTTCGCCAAGAGATGCTGCTGTTGGAGGCGTAAGCAGCGAATAAATCGAAAAGAATGGCAGGATGAAGATGGAAGAGATGGAATGGCATACGGGGTAAAAAAGCGGCGTACCTTCAAACCGGGAGTGTACAGCCGCTTTTTTCGTGCGTTAAGATAGAGGGGACGGCCGAGACACTTGCCACAGGAGGGATAATCGTGTGGAAGTGGATCTACAAACGGTTGGACGAGCAGTTTCCTGATTTTGCTGTCGAGCGGTGGTGGGGGGTAGCTGACCGGTTTGCGCGGATGATCGGTGCGGTGCTGGTTCAGAACACGACCTGGAACAATGCCGCGAAGGCACTGGCCCGCCTAGAGGAGGTGGGGTGGCTGGAGCCGGAAGCGCTGGCCGCCCGCCGTCCGGAGGAGGTGATGCCGGTGATCCGCTCCGCCGGTTTTCCCCAGGCGAAGAGCGGCACGATCATCTCCCTGGCCAACTGGCTGAAACAGCACGGCGGGTTTGCCGGCCTTCTCGCCCGGCAAAAGACAACCGAACAACTGCGCAGCGAACTGCTGTTCATTCGCGGTGTGGGAGAAGAGACGGCCGACACGATTCTCGCCTATTGCCTGGGGCTGGCGACGATCTCCGCTGACGCCTACACGCGGCGCCTGTATGCGCGAATGAGCGGCGAGGAGCTTCGCTATCGCCCGCTGCGCCGCATGATCATGGAGGAACTGCGGGAACCGGAGCACCTCGCCCGGCTGCACGGGTTGATTGTGGAGCATGGCAAGGCGATCTGCCGCAAGCGGCAGCCGGTGTGTCACGCTTGTACGCTCAGATCGCGCTGTTTGTACGCCGGCCAGCAGCAGCCATGATTTGCTTCGGTTAAGCGGCGCCGTTTGGCGACATCGTTAAGACGACAGAGAAAGGGATGACGAGCCGCCGAGAACTTTGTAAAATGGAAAGGGTACCCACTCCCGGCGAATCATCAGAGACGAAAGGAAGTCAATCCATGCAACAACTATTGGCCGCACTGGACACGCCTGAACTGTCCCTTGTTATGTTGATTTTGCTCACGCTGCTGTTTCTCTTGCTCCTGGTGGCGCTGGTTCAATTGGGGCGTCTTCGCAGACAATTGCGCAGGTTGCTGCGCGGGAGCAGCGGGGAGAGCTTGGAAGCAAACCTGAACAGGCTGCTGGACGAAGTCGAGCAATTGCAGCAGGTGCAGCGCGACCAGCAGTTCCAGATCAATCGTCTGGCGAAAAGGATGAGCGGATCCTGCGGCAATCTGGCGATTATTCGCTACAATGCGTTCGGTGAATTCGGCAACGACTTGAGTTTCTCGCTGGCCCTCCTGGATGACGAGCAGAACGGCGTCGTGATCACCAGCATCTACGGCCGGGAAGAAAACCGGATCTACGCCAAGCCGATTGAGGCGGGAACGTCCGCTTATCTTTTGTCCGAAGAAGAAAAAGCGGTCATCAAACGAGCCAGCGACCCAACAGCGAGAACGACCGAGCCAGCAGACAAAAACCGGCGATAAAATGACCTTTCCGCACCAAACTGCCGGAAAAACGAGGTTGATCCCTCATAATCAGGATAGATTACAAAATCCCCTGCTCCTTCAGCAGGATTTTTCCTTTTTTCTCGTGTATAATATGTATGAGGCAAAATGTCTACATTTACAAAGTAGGTGATACGCCTTCTTTAGCCAAATGGAGTTTCGACTCACAGGGCAAGGTCAGGCTGTCCAGCGTTCGTTTGCCGATACTTAGCTTCTCTCCATGATGGGACCGTCGCGTCGCGTGATATACGGCAATCCAACCAAGCGGTTGGAAATCATGGAGAATTGAGGAGATAAGTATGGCACAGCGTTTGGCTACCAATTACGCGAGCGCCTATTTCACGATGAACGAAGAGGAACTTGAGCAGTTCGTCAAGCTATTTGCCAACGAAATGATTGACGTAAAAGTTACCATCACCGATAACGGAGATCGGGATATCATCATCGAAGACCGAAACGGTGACATCCAGCTCACCTTTCGGCGCAGCGGGAACCGCTACTCGTGTGAGAGTTCCTATGTGATCCAAGACCTGGCGCTTGCTAACGCGATGAGGAAAGCGATGAAGACGTTTCGAGGGAACGGCATCGTCCACCGCATTTATGAAGGCTTTACGGTCGTGTACCATTACGATGAAGGGTCGGTTGTGCGGATCCACGAACTGTCAGACAAGGGAGTCCAGCCGATTTTTGAAGCGGCGGATGCGCAGCAGCGAGTGCGGCAGCTGGAAGCGCTGTTCCGCATGAACGGTTCGGAGCTGGAGATCGCGTGGATTCGTGAACAGACGGATCGGCTGCTCGATCTGCGCAACTGGGTGAAGACAGCCGCTCCTGAACGAATCGCAGCCGTTGATGCGAAACTGGACGTTCTCTCACGCCGCTTGTTTGCCTTGGAAGCATAGTGGTATGGTCGATGGGCGCATGATGCGCCCATTTTTTTTGTTTCCCATGATTTATTTTTGGAAAAGGTATTGTCATTTTACCCGAACCATGATACCTTTATTCTCGTTGGATAAACAGGATTAGGAACCAGGATTCACTTTAAAGGGTGGAGAGCGTGAGAGGAAACCGCCCCCGTTAGTGAATGACGCAGGTCCTAGCGATGTTTGATCATTACACTTGCTAGGAAGGGGGAAACCGAAAGATGGAATATTCGACTTTCGGAAGACACATTGCCGTTGACACTTGGGGAGTACAGTTTGATCTGCTGAATGATGCGGAGTTTCTCAAGCGGCAGATGGTTGAGGCTGCGGAAGCATGTGGAGCGACTGTGCTGGGTGTTCAATCGAAGCAGTTTTCTCCTCAAGGAGCTACTGTTCTGGTTCTTCTCTCCGAAAGCCACTTGTCCATCCATACCTATCCTGAGCGAGGTTTTGCCGCTCTGGATTGCTACACGTGCGGAGAGACGGTTGATCCCCAGATCGCGATTGACTATTTGCTTTCCGTCTTGAAGCCTGAGCGAATGTACGCGAAAAAACTGATTCGCGGAACTGGTGAGCTTGAAGTAGTGGAGCCAGAGTGCAAAATACTGGAAAACGCGAGAAAATAGCGAAAAAAAGAGGTGCGAGGGAGCACCTCTTTTTTATGCGGTTTTACCGCTTAACGGAAGGGGGCGGTTACGGTGCGGCCCAAATCGCGCAGCAGGGCGGCAAAGTCGTCGCCGGCGTTTGCCAGGTTTCCGCCAACTGTGGTCGGGCCGGTGGTTCCGTTGCCATTGCGTTGGTTCTGCTCCATGCTGCGGATCCGGTTGAGCAGGTTCCGGTCAGACGTCACGCGGATGTTCAGCGTGGGATCGACAGCGCGGACGGCAGCATGTACGCGCCGCTCCAGCGCCTGGCGCTGTCTCGGGTTGTTGGCGGTCAGGCGGCTGTAGATGCCGATGACGGCGTCATTCCCGCGGACCAGCGCGACGGCTCCGTCAACGCCTCGCACGTCATCGGCGACCCGCGCCAATTGCTCCGCTTTTTGCCGGTCAAACGTCACTGTGCCGTATCTGGCGCCGTACGTCCCACCGTCGTTCCATGCTGTTCCGCGCTCGTAAACACCATCCCTGGGATTCACTCGATCCCACCCGTCACGGTAGGTGTTGTAGCCGAAGGGGTTGTTGCCAAAGGTGTTGTAGCCTGGCCTCGTCTGGTTGATGGATTGCGTGCCGGGATTGTTTGCGGTTCCGTTGTTGGTTCCGTTACTGGTGCCGCAGGCAGCCAACGTGGAGACAAGCGCCAAACATGACAGCGGATAGAGCCACTTTTTCATTGGAATCGCCACCTCCGTTAGCTATTGTGCGACGGGGCGGCGGGGAATACTCAGGAATCATCCCCCATAGCCTGGTTCGGCACGGCGACACCCGTGCCGTCCCAACCGATCCGCTCCACGAACAGCAATTGCCGGTTGGCCAACAAGCGGGAAAGGGTAATGGTCAGCGGCAGCATGCCGCGCAGGACGGGACGGCCGCCGTGAAAGCGTATCGTTTGCGGCGCCCAGAGCGTTACCGGATCAAACGGTGAAAAACGCTCGGGCAGATGCAGTTCGCTCACCAGGCAAAAATGGTCCACAGATTGTAAAAGGTGGTTGAAAGATTGACAGCGGTTGGGCCGCCAGTGCAGGGATTGCCGATCGTAGCGGTCGCGCACCGGTTCGCTCCCCGCCGCGGGTCCGCTGAGCGCTACCGGCGCGGCGGGAAGGCCGGATGGTGTGAACCGGTAGCTTCCCCACGACCAGGGGCGAAGCGGGTCAACGTAGAGCGGCAGTTGGGAAGAGCGGCACCAGTGAAGCACGGCGGAAGCAGCCGCATCGCTGGCATCCGCCAGCAGGTGCACAGCGATGCCGTGGTGAAGCAGCGCGCGGAAAGCCTCCGGGGAAAACAGCAGATACAGGTCGTGCTCGGCTTGCGGATCGGCAACCAGCTGACGATCGGCGGGCGCACACAGGGTGAACCACTTGGCTTCCGTTGCCAGGTAAGCCAGCTCTTCCGCCGACGGGTACCTGCGGCTGTGGTAGGTGAGCGCTGCAGCAAAGCGGCGGTGGCGCAGTTCAACCAGCGTCGTCTCCGCCTCCAGCATCATCCCCCGCGAATGGGCTGCCCACTGCCGCAGGCGCGTCAGTTTGCGGCAAAAGTGTGCGGGGACGGGCGGTAGGGCATCGTTTTGCAGCAAGCGGGCCACCTGCCGGTCGAACAGCTTGACGCGCGGATACGGATGTTCCTGGACCGCCCGATACAAGCGCAAGGGCTGCCGTGCAGGAAAGCGCAGCTGGCGCCATTCGGCGAAGGGCAGCTCCGTCCAGCAGGCGGCGGAACGGTCGAGGTGATGGACGGAGATGCTCCCGTCCCGCCAGGCGAGCGTGAGCGTTCCGCTTCCTTCCATCGTGCGGCCGCGGTCGTCGCACAGCGTCTCGCTTTCCGCAAAGGACAAGTGAAAGTCGGCGATGCCGTGTTGGCGACCGCTTTTGCTCAGGCGTTCACAGATGCGGGCGACCGTGTTTGCATCAGGCATGGGCATCCTCCTTTACCTGCGTCAGCGTATACTGCGGCACGGACACGGTCCAGGGCAGGCCGGGCTGCGGCCATTCCAGCACGGCGGGGCCGGCACCGCCCAGACAGCCGGACAACCAGCTGGCAAAGGAAGAATACAGCCAACAGGGTGCCTGCTGTGTCAGGCGGCCCTGCCGCCAGCGGAAAACGAACTGCGGCAGCAGAGCGAACAGACCGGAATCCGCATCGTAGTGAAAACGGTTGATTCCCGCAAGCACCGATAGCTCGCCGGCCAGCCCGCGCACGGCCAGACGACGGCAAACCTCCGCCGGATTGGCGTCGTCACGTGCCTCGTTTGCCAAGCGGGGAAGCCGCAGCGACAGATGGGAGCTGATCCGATTGCTCTGGTTGCGCAGAGCCTGCACATAGGAAGGGTCGCTGCGCCTGGCCGAGCAGATGATTGCCGGGGCAAGCAGATAACCGTACGGATGCAGCGGGTGGTAGCCGGGAATTCCTTCGCT contains:
- a CDS encoding YktB family protein encodes the protein MNNFNGFQPEDFRVFTIDGLEQRMEAIRTIVRPKLAYLGQYFAPSLSAATGDEMFYHVAKHARRTVNPPNDTWVAWAGDKRGYKKHPHFQVGLWNTHLFVWYALIYESPYKQQVGQALQNQLDQLLTIVPDHFRWSPDHTQPDSTPQAALGREGVLRLIQRLQTVKKAELLCGITIDRDDPILADGPQLLARLQQTFAVLTQLYNLGKPALSPSF
- a CDS encoding endonuclease III domain-containing protein — translated: MWKWIYKRLDEQFPDFAVERWWGVADRFARMIGAVLVQNTTWNNAAKALARLEEVGWLEPEALAARRPEEVMPVIRSAGFPQAKSGTIISLANWLKQHGGFAGLLARQKTTEQLRSELLFIRGVGEETADTILAYCLGLATISADAYTRRLYARMSGEELRYRPLRRMIMEELREPEHLARLHGLIVEHGKAICRKRQPVCHACTLRSRCLYAGQQQP
- a CDS encoding DUF4446 family protein gives rise to the protein MQQLLAALDTPELSLVMLILLTLLFLLLLVALVQLGRLRRQLRRLLRGSSGESLEANLNRLLDEVEQLQQVQRDQQFQINRLAKRMSGSCGNLAIIRYNAFGEFGNDLSFSLALLDDEQNGVVITSIYGREENRIYAKPIEAGTSAYLLSEEEKAVIKRASDPTARTTEPADKNRR
- the speD gene encoding adenosylmethionine decarboxylase, with the protein product MEYSTFGRHIAVDTWGVQFDLLNDAEFLKRQMVEAAEACGATVLGVQSKQFSPQGATVLVLLSESHLSIHTYPERGFAALDCYTCGETVDPQIAIDYLLSVLKPERMYAKKLIRGTGELEVVEPECKILENARK
- a CDS encoding YhcN/YlaJ family sporulation lipoprotein produces the protein MKKWLYPLSCLALVSTLAACGTSNGTNNGTANNPGTQSINQTRPGYNTFGNNPFGYNTYRDGWDRVNPRDGVYERGTAWNDGGTYGARYGTVTFDRQKAEQLARVADDVRGVDGAVALVRGNDAVIGIYSRLTANNPRQRQALERRVHAAVRAVDPTLNIRVTSDRNLLNRIRSMEQNQRNGNGTTGPTTVGGNLANAGDDFAALLRDLGRTVTAPFR